From the genome of Bradyrhizobium sp. ORS 278:
GGCGGTTGTGACGATCAGTCGCGGATCGAACAGTCCGGCATTCTTCATGGCGTTCTGGTAGCCCTGAAGGCGACGCTGCACCCTGGGATCCATGCGTGCGCCGAGAAATCCGATGCGCCGGCAACCCTGGGCGAGAAGGTGAGAAATCGCGGCGAAGCAAGCGTCCACATGCGAAAACCCGATCATCATGTCGATCGGATCGGCACCCAGCTCCATGATCTGCACCACCGGACAGTCGGCCGCCTGCACGAGGGAGCGGCCTTCTGCGGTCTGGTCGACGCCCGTCACGATCAGGCCGGCCGGCTTCTGCATCAGGAACAGCCGCAGCAGCCGCTCCTCCTGCAGCACACTATAGCGTGTATTCGCAAGTTGGATGCTGTAGCGGCTGCCTTCGAACGCGTCATAGATGCCGCGCAGCACGTCGGAGAACACGTTGTTGGTCAGCGACGGTATCAGCACGCCGATCACTTCGGTGCGCTGCGATGCGAGCGCGCGCGCGGCGAGGTTGGGAACGTAGCCGAGATCCTTGGCGGCACTCTCGATGCGCAGGCGGCGGCCCGCCGAGACGGTGTCGGGATTACGGAAGAAGCGTGACACCGTGATCGGGCTGACGCCCGCCAGTGCTGCAACCTCGGTCAGCCGGACTTTGCCCGGGTTGATCTGTTTCCGTCCCATCCGTCGCTCATAGCATAGGCGGTCTGGTACACAAGCGATATTGACAGCGCTATCACGCGGTTGCTAAGCGAAGCATTGCGAAAGAGAACTAAACTGCCGACAATGCGTGCTGAGCTGACGGCTCGTCCGCGCAGCCCGAACGATCAAAAGACTACATAACGATAAGCGGCCAGATCAATCGGTCGCGAACAACGGTCAGAATGCCGCCGGTCTGCAGCCAATGCAGTCGGACCATGAGGAGGAAATTGATGTCGTCGGTGCAAATTCGCGACGTGCGCAAATCGTTCGGCG
Proteins encoded in this window:
- a CDS encoding LacI family DNA-binding transcriptional regulator; its protein translation is MGRKQINPGKVRLTEVAALAGVSPITVSRFFRNPDTVSAGRRLRIESAAKDLGYVPNLAARALASQRTEVIGVLIPSLTNNVFSDVLRGIYDAFEGSRYSIQLANTRYSVLQEERLLRLFLMQKPAGLIVTGVDQTAEGRSLVQAADCPVVQIMELGADPIDMMIGFSHVDACFAAISHLLAQGCRRIGFLGARMDPRVQRRLQGYQNAMKNAGLFDPRLIVTTAVPTSTTVGGSLFSDLMLRAPDLDAVFCANDDLALGVLFECQRRHIAVPEQLAIVGFNDMEFMASAVPTLTSVRTNRYEMGLRAAKMIMDEVEGRPVAERVVDLGFEVMERQSSTLQREVGSAGRAGPRNKMVAQPKSVI